A single genomic interval of Helianthus annuus cultivar XRQ/B chromosome 13, HanXRQr2.0-SUNRISE, whole genome shotgun sequence harbors:
- the LOC110901788 gene encoding glycine, alanine and asparagine-rich protein-like encodes MVDPEFKRIERFIWGLAPQNMSMVTTSKPATITEAIDLSVALTEEAISANKKEEANAPAKVKTSAENKGKGYMGTLPKCDACQLHHNGRCRAGKCESCGKVGHSKTCWVGTGRGGQRGYGNGNNNRGGNGYRNRPQGRNGGNGNCGNFGNQAGSGNRGANNNQGGNGNGNGRGLGCFNCGDVGHFKRECPKINQTQGRVFNIGAREARQDPNVVTDSRLWLTVV; translated from the exons ATGGTTGATCCGGAATTCAAGCGCATTGAGCGTTTTATTTGGGGGTTAGCACCTCAAAACATGAGCATGGTGACAACGTCGAAGCCTGCCACAATCACTGAGGCTATTGATCTGAGTGTAGCACTaactgaagaggcaatcag TGCTAACAAGAAAGAAGAGGCAAACGCACCAGCCAAGGTCAAAACTAGTGCTGAAAACAAAGGAAAAGGGTATATGGGCACCTTGCCCAAATGCGATGCGTGTCAGTTGCATCACAATGGACGATGCCGAGCTGGAAAATGCGAGTCTTGTGGAAAGGTTGGTCATTCGAAAACGTGCTGGGTTGGTACTGGTCGTGGTGGCCAGAGAGGTTATGGTAATGGAAACAATAACCGTGGTGGAAATGGGTATCGAAACCGCCCTCAAGGAAGAAATGGCGGTAATGGTAATTGTGGTAATTTTGGGAATCAAGCTGGTAGTGGAAACCGTGGAGCAAACAACAATCAAGGTGGTAACGGAAATGGTAATGGTCGGGGActaggttgttttaactgtggagatgtggggcatttcaagcgagaatgcccAAAGATCAACCAAACtcaaggaagggttttcaacatcggAGCGAGGGAAGCTCGCCAAGATCCGAACgtagttactg